One segment of Ahaetulla prasina isolate Xishuangbanna chromosome 9, ASM2864084v1, whole genome shotgun sequence DNA contains the following:
- the NKX3-1 gene encoding homeobox protein Nkx-3.1 gives MQSAQQRLSPSARPPRLPLPADGVGGGAVVGPPPKPLTSFLIQDILRQSDAGEASSAEPEAGKTARPLRPSGASPGGTAPSDLLLPLGAPRASETEATDPDVHQPNCEPSSKPFMRTPKQLKRSRAAFSHSQVIELERKFSHQKYLSAPERAHLAKNLKLTETQVKIWFQNRRYKTKRKQLASELGELEKNSPLPVFRENHFSRATLALSVYHTYQYNPYLCYLNSWSPVFW, from the exons ATGCAGAGCGCCCAGCAGCGCCTTTCCCCCAGCGCTCGCCCGCCGCGGCTGCCGCTGCCCGCAGATGGGGTCGGCGGAGGGGCCGTCGTGGGACCCCCTCCCAAGCCATTGACTTCGTTTCTCATCCAGGACATCCTGCGCCAGAGCGACGCCGGGGAGGCTTCCAGCGCGGAGCCGGAGGCTGGAAAGACCGCGCGCCCGCTGCGCCCCAGCGGAGCTTCTCCCGGGGGGACCGCGCCGAGCGATCTTCTCCTCCCTCTCGGAGCCCCCCGAGCTTCCGAGACGGAGGCAACAG ATCCAGATGTCCATCAGCCAAACTGTGAGCCTTCCTCCAAACCCTTCATGAGGACCCCCAAACAGCTGAAGCGTTCCCGGGCGGCCTTCTCCCACAGCCAGGTCATTGAGCTCGAACGGAAGTTCAGCCACCAGAAATACCTTTCGGCCCCTGAACGAGCCCACCTCGCCAAGAACCTGAAGCTCACCGAAACCCAAGTGAAGATCTGGTTCCAGAACAGAAGATATAAGACCAAGAGGAAACAGCTGGCCTCCGAGCTTGGAGAACTTGAGAAAAACTCGCCTCTCCCAGTCTTCAGGGAGAACCATTTCTCTAGGGCTACCCTAGCACTTTCTGTATATCACACCTATCAGTACAATCCATATTTATGTTATCTCAATAGTTGGAGCCCAGTCTTTTGGTAA